From the Penaeus vannamei isolate JL-2024 chromosome 37, ASM4276789v1, whole genome shotgun sequence genome, the window AAGTCCATGCTGCGTCGAGCTCTTGCCTCGAGCAGGTCTGGGGTGGTGACCGTCCTAAGGGGCAGGCAGAGACACAGGTAGGGTGGCCTTGATTTTATGAATGGAATCAATAATTGTATCACATACACATGACATGAAATTCAGTTCAAATTCGATTTAACTTTTGGGATATAATTATTTACCATTTGATCACTTCCCAACCTGCAGGCAATGAGTGGGAGATACCTTCTGGGTAAGGCAgcaaagagagatgaagatgaagaggtaaTGCCAAAAGGAGTCCAAAAAGAGTACAAAGAGGCCAAGGCAAGAGCAAAGGCAAAGAAGGAATTAAGCCAAGAAGAAGAGGCTGCAGCTAAGAGGTCGCCGGCCAAGAGAGAGTGGCCAAGAAACCCGTTGCAAAGAAGGCCTCTCCGTCAAAGGCCAAGAAACCAgtcaaaagaggggaaaaagggaggaagtaggCAAATGAGAGCAAAGGCATTTCATTTCTCCATACAAAATCAACTCCCATTTTCATCCAGTGTCATCATTTTAGCAGTCATGTGTGAGATAGTCATTTTTTGTGATGTGCATCTGTGTTATTCATAAATTTTTATATAGGAAATGAGTTTATATTATTAGaattttaagttttattttttattagttgtGAATTCTATCTAAATTCCATAGAATGTGAATAATCAAAGTGAAGtctgtaaatatttttgttaccTGTTAGAGAAAAGTTTCATGATATGGATCAAACCTAAATTAGCCAAGAGTTCCATTAACAAAGTGATTTTCCTGAATCTTTCAAGTTACTTCCCTTTTGTAATAAAATACATTGAGATAAAATAATTAGTCAAATGAGAAGCATAACTAGGGTAGGAGGAAATTCATGCTTACAAAACTAAATATGAATTAAAGAATGGTAATTGGTTCAAAAACAAAGGAAATCTACTAATACATGGTAGATCACATACCTCTGAACctagaaatgtatataaattgacATCATACTTACACGTGAGATATTTCAACTGGCAGACAAAACCACCTGTTCCTTATAAACCAAAactattaaaatttttaaaaaaaggggaagagaagctatacacatatatgtatatatatccataaatatatgcatatatttgtaaatgatatatatatgcataaataagtaatgtatatatacagataataaaaataatacatatttatatatatacatgtacatacattgattgatatatgtatgcatatgtatatagatatatgatttatatcaaattttatttatatttgtatatatatatatatatacattatatatattatatatatatatacatatatatgtatatatatacattatatatatatatatatatatatacatatatatgtatatatatacattatatatatttatatatatatacatatatttatatatatacattatatatatatatatatatatatataaaacatatatataaatatacttatatatatatatatatatatatatatatatatatattgtatttattttatttatatatatatatatatatatgtatatatatatataacatatatatatatattgtatttatatatatatatattatatatatatatttatatatatatatatttatatatatgtatttatatatatatatatatatatatatatatatacatatacatatacatatacatatacatatacatatatatttgtatatgtatatgtatatatatatgtatataagtatgtatatatgtatatatatatatatatatatatatatatatatatatatatatatatatatatatatattatatatgtatgtatatattgtatatatatatatatatatatatatatattattatatatatatatgtatatatatatatatacatatatacatacatatatatgtacatgtatatatgtatataatatatatatatatatatatatatatacacatatatatatatatatatatactttttatatatatatatatatatacatacatacatacatatatatgtatatgtatatatgtatataatatatatatataagcatatatatgtatatgtatatatatattgtatatgtatacatatatatatatatttatatatataatatatatatacttttatatatatatatatatatatttatacatatatatatataatatatatatatatatatatatatatatatatatatatatattatatacatgtatatatatatatatatatatatatatatatatatatatatatatatatatatatatatatatatatatatatatatatatatatatacatgtatatgtatgtgtgtgtttatatgtatatatatatatatatatatatatatatatatatatatatatatatatatatatatatatatatatacatgtatatgtatgtgtgtgtttatatgtatatatatatatatatatatatatatatatatatatatatatatatatatatatatatatatatatatatatatatatgtatatatgtatgtatatatatgtatatacataaatatatatataaatatgtatgtatatatacatatatatatatatctatgtatctatatatatatatatgtatacacacacacacacatatatatatatatatatatatatatatatatatatatatatatatatatatatatatatatatatatacacatctatatacatatatatatatatatatatatatacatattcatatatttatatatttatatacatgtacatatatataaatatatatatatatatatatatatatatatatatatatatatatatatatatatatatatatgtatatatatatatatatatatatatatatatatatatatatatgtgtgtgtgtgtgtgtgtgtatgtgtacgtgtgtgtgtgtatgtatatgttattgtgtctgtgtatacatatcttttatatatatgtatatatatatatatatatatatatttatatatatatatatatatatatatatatatatatatatatatatatatatatatatatgtatatatatatatatatatatatatatatatagatatatacatatatatatatatatatatatatatatatatattatatatatataatatatatatatatattatatatatattatatatatatattatatatatatatttatatatatgtatttatatatatatatatttatatatatatatatatttatatatatataaatatatatatatatatgtatgtgtatatatatatatatatatatataaatatatatatatataatgtatatatatatatatatatatatatatatatatatatatatatacatatatatattcatatatatataaatatatatataaataaatatatatatatatatatatatatatatatatacatatatatattcatatatatataaatatatatatatatatgtatgtatatatatatatatatatatatatatatatatatatatttgtgtaatgtgtgtatatatatatatatatatatatatatatatatatatatatatatatgtatatatatacacatatatatatatatattatatatatatatatatatatatatatatatatatatatatatatatatatatatatatatatatattatatatatacatatatatgtatgtgtgtgtgtgtatatatatatatatatatatatatatatatatatatatatatatatatatatataaatttacatatatatatatatatatatatatatatatatatatatatatatatatatatatatttttatatatatttttatatatatatatatatatattgtatatatatatatatatatatatatatatatatatatatatatatttatatgtatatgtatatgtatgtgtgtgtatatatataaaatatatatatatatacatatatatatatatatatatatatacatatatatatgagtgtgtgtatataatatatatatatatatatatatatatatatatatatatatatatatatatatatatatattatatatatatatatatatatatatatatatatatatatgtgtatatccttatacacacacacacgtgtatgtatgtatatatgtatgtatatatatgtatatgtatatatatatatatatatttatatttatgtatgtatgtatgtatatatgtgtgtatacatacacacacacacacacacacgcgcgcacacacacacacacacacatatatatatgtgtatatatatatatatattatatatacatacatatatatatacatacatacatacatatatatatatatatatatatatatatatatatatatatatatatatatatatacatgtgtgtgtatacatggatgtatgtgtatatatagacatagatatatgtgtgggtgtgtgaatatatatatatgtatatatatatatatatatatatatatatatatatatatatatatatatatatatatgatatatatatatatgtatatatatgtatatatatatatgtatatatatatatgtatatgtatatatatatatatatatatatatatatatatgtatatatatgtatgtatatatatgtatatatatatatgtatatatatatatatatatatatatgtatatatatatatatatatatatatatatgtttatacatatatatatatatatatatatatatatatatatatatatataatgtatatatacatatatatatatacacacacatatatatatatatatgtatatatatatatatatatatatatatatatatatatatatatttatatatttatatatttatatatatacatatatatataaatatatacatatatatatgcatattatatatatatatgtatatatatatatatatatatatatatatatgtgtgtgtgtgtgtgtgtgtgtgtgtgtgtgtgtgtgtatgtatatatatacatgttattgtgtctgtgtatacatatcttttatatatatgtatatatatatatatatatatatatatatatatatatatatatatatatatatatatatataatatatattatatatatatatatatatatatatatatatatatattatatatatattatatatatatatatttatatatatatatatatatatatatatataaatatatatatgtaatgtgtatatatatatatatatatatatatatatatatatatataatgtatatatatatatatacatatatatatatatatataaatatatatatatatatatatatatatatatatatatatgtatacatatatataatatatatatatgtaatatgtgata encodes:
- the LOC113815403 gene encoding LOW QUALITY PROTEIN: sperm-specific protein PHI-2B (The sequence of the model RefSeq protein was modified relative to this genomic sequence to represent the inferred CDS: inserted 3 bases in 2 codons) is translated as MSVPKAAKSPKKGKAPKKKQHPKTXDMVVEAVENLGDRKGSSVQAIKSYILQNFKTVSRNMLKSMLRRALASSRSGVVXRPKGQAETQAMSGRYLLGKAAKRDEDEEVMPKGVQKEYKEAKARAKAKKELSQEEEAAAKRSPAKREWPRNPLQRRPLRQRPRNQSKEGKKGGSRQMRAKAFHFSIQNQLPFSSSVIILAVMCEIVIFCDVHLCYS